From the genome of Nicotiana sylvestris chromosome 2, ASM39365v2, whole genome shotgun sequence, one region includes:
- the LOC104211527 gene encoding BURP domain-containing protein 6-like: MNFQILYSLIIFCLAFVTSTYAAISPEIYWKVKLPNTQIPKVIKHFLPQSEDDIRELKQDKTNTKEKVYYGLHQHGILVYHVATEDEIRDIKKEIPSKNEFQQVTEISRARSDLQDDFLYKPYFLEKELAKGKVINLPSFKNKNDAPFLTRQFVESIPFSLKKILEILNHFSIDSSSKDAQTIEETIKFCEEIEVKHKEKKSCATSLESMVDFSLSMLGSNNIVAITTEVQGETPMLQKYTIQEVQQIGDGDNMVCHKLNYAYAVHFCHVGGRTMTFAVSMIGADGTKVKAISVCHKDTSLWNPRGLPFVVLKLKPGTTPICHFLQDDQIVFIPSKETTNYAI; the protein is encoded by the exons ATGAACTTTCAGATACTCTACTCGCTTATCATCTTTTGT CTTGCTTTTGTGACAAGTACTTACGCAGCAATATCTCCAGAGATTTATTGGAAAGTAAAATTGCCCAACACTCAAATCCCCAAAGTCATCAAACATTTCCTTCCCCAATCAG AGGATGACATACGTGAGCTAAAACAAGATAAGACGAATACAAAGGAAAAAGTATACTACGGTTTACACCAGCATGGAATCTTGGTTTATCATGTTGCTACCGAGGATGAGATACGTGATATAAAGAAGGAAATCCCTAGCAAAAATGAATTCCAACAAGTAACTGAAATAAGCCGTGCAAGGAGTGATCTTCAAGATGATTTCCTTTACAAACCTTACTTCTTAGAAAAGGAATTGGCGAAGGGAAAAGTCATTAACCTTCCCTCTTTCAAAAACAAAAACGATGCACCCTTTTTGACTCGCCAATTTGTGGAATCGATTCCCTTCTCTTTGAAAAAAATTCTAGAAATTCTAAACCATTTCTCAATAGATAGTAGCTCAAAGGATGCTCAAACTATTGAGGAAACAATCAAATTTTGTGAAGAGATAGAGGTGAAACATAAAGAGAAGAAAAGTTGTGCAACTTCTTTGGAATCTATGGTAGATTTCAGCTTATCCATGCTAGGAAGTAATAATATTGTGGCAATTACAACAGAGGTACAAGGGGAAACTCCAATGTTGCAAAAATACACCATTCAAGAAGTTCAACAAATAGGTGATGGGGATAACATGGTATGCCACAAACTTAATTACGCATATGCAGTGCATTTTTGCCATGTTGGTGGACGTACCATGACATTTGCGGTATCTATGATTGGTGCTGATGGAACAAAGGTTAAAGCAATATCTGTATGCCACAAAGATACATCTCTTTGGAACCCAAGGGGATTGCCTTTTGTAGTGCTTAAACTTAAGCCTGGAACTACTCCTATTTGTCATTTCCTTCAAGATGATCAAATTGTCTTTATCCCTTCCAAAGAGACCACTAATTATGCTATCTGA